The Coffea arabica cultivar ET-39 chromosome 2c, Coffea Arabica ET-39 HiFi, whole genome shotgun sequence genome includes the window AGTGCCATGGAACTATGATGAACCTGACGTACAGATTGGGGAAAAGTCAATTGCAAAGAAGGAAGTATCAGTGGTCACAAGATCGGGGAAAATTGCAAGCCCGTTTGAAGCAACCATTCCGATTCAAGCAAATAACTCTGAGCCACCCGCCAAACCAACAATTACCAAGAGAGAAGCCTTAGATTTCCTTAAGAGGCTCCAAAGAAGCGAATACAATGTGATCGAGAAGCTTAGCAAGTTGCCCGCTCAAATATCCATGTTGGATCTACTTTTTTCATCAGATGTGCATAGGGATGCATTGCTCGAAGTACTGACTAAAGCTCAAATTCCTAGAGACATTTCTGTTGATAATTTCTCACACGTGGTTGGGAACGTATTATTCACCaaacaaatcactttctctGACGAGGAATTGCCGGCGAaaggcattggacataacaagGCCCTGTACGTAGTTGTGAGGTGCAACGGAAAAATGCTGCCGAAGGTATTGATTGACAATGGATCCGCTCTTAATATATGTCCCTGGAGCaccttggaaaagctaggattgcaagacgtcaaactgaggccttcagggaccataGTCCGAGGTTTTGATGGAGCGCAAAGAGAGCCAATAGGAGAAGTAGACTTAGTGGTCGAGATGGGACCCGCACAATTTCAAATAACctgccaagtcatgcactttCCTAGTGTTTACAACGTTTTGCTTGGAAGGCCGTGGATTCATAAGTCCGGAGCCGTGCCGTCTTCATTGCATCAGTTGCTGAAGTTTGTAGTAAATGACAAGCTGATCACTATATTTGCCGAAGAGGATTGCCTTGTAATCACCGATTCTGGGTCAAAAGAGGATGAAAGCCGCAATGTCACCATGACTCCTCATAGCACGGCTGATATCGTCTCTGTAAGTTGGATCACAAACGAGGAGCGAGCTTTACCAaaggccagtgtcatgatggcCAAAGAAATGGTCCGTGGAGGCTATGTATTTGACAAAGGGCTGGGACGAGATCTTCAAGGAATTTTGAAGCCAGTGGAGATTATTGAGAAAAAGGATTCGTTTGGTTTAGGCTTTCGACCGACTGCCAAGGACATCAGAGAGATGAAGGAACGCAAGAGAGCggagaaagaaggaaggcaAGGGGCTCTTGACATTCGACCACTGCATTATACTTTCCCACGACCAGCCGAGGTGATCATGTCAGAAATTAACCCAGTTGATGAAATTGAAGctagtttggcccaattgttcgttggggcaacatttgaagatagtgttccaggcgaagctgaatttcctgacatccccgaaggatcaatttccaattggacagccgagtttCTGCCCATTcgaaaggagtttcggtaaactgaaaggggtttatcattcatatgaattcatgaaaatatttttgcatctgtaaatatccaatgaaaacaattttacttttgcgcatgtaaatattgttaaattttcatttcaatttgctttcaatcaaaggttttatgaaatgcacaagttgttcttgtcatgttgtgttgttattcgcttgtttatattcatattgcttgttcatttgtttgttgtatgcttatttgcttattatcccacattcgttaattctttcagatggccaaaaataaaattatttgaccctttggatatcacagttctggaatacgataatggcaatctctatatcactcacgacttggaggtctgtgaatccgaactccaaagcgagagtgataatgaggaagtattcgattcttttgcaaaggactttgaacaatatgaggaaaaaccaaaaccgaacctggaagaaacagaaaaggttaacattggcactgaggatgaggttaaggaggtgcaaattagtattcatttgaatgaaaggcagaaaaaggagatgcttgaattcttgatcatgttccaggatgtatttgcgtggtcctatgatgatatgactggcatttcaactgatgtggtggtgcataggttacccacagacccttcttttccacccgtaaaacaaaaacccagaaaattcaaaccagatataagtctcaaaataaaagagcaaattgaaaaacagctcaaaaccaacattatcattgtttcccattacccaatttggctttcaaatccagtccctgttccaaaaaagagtggagaggtaagagtttgtgttgactatagagaccttaataaagccagtcctaaagatgatttccctctaccaaatattcacattctcttagacaatactgcgggacatgagattgaatccttttgcgattgttttgctggctaccaccaaattttgatggcagaggaggatagggagaagactgctttcattaccccttggggtaccttttgctaccgagtcatgcctttcggtttaaagaatgctggagcaatgtatcagaggaccatgacgaccctatttcatgatatgatccaccgggagatggaggtctacgtggatgacatcataatcaagtctaagaGGGCAGATgaccatttggttgatttgaagaagttATTCGAAAGAttgcggaagtacaatttgaagttaaatcctgcgaaatgcgcctttggagcacctgcgggtaagctgttgggattcattgttagcaagaagggcatagaaatagatccggcgaaaatcaaagcaattcgagatatgccagtgccgaaaactcagaaggacgtgaaaatcttcttagggaagatcaatttcattaggaggttcatcggccaactaactgccacatgcgagccgttgttcaaattattgagaaagaatgtgtcgttgtattggaatgaggaaTGCCAGTAggcttttgacaagattaaagattatttgttgcatccaccagtcTTAGTGCCGCCCAAATCGGGCCGACCCttgattatgtatttatctgtactcgatggagcagtagggtgtgttctaggtcagcacgatgactctggaaggaaagaacaagccatttactatctaagcaagaagttcacgcagtacgaggctaattattcattcattgagaaaagctgttgtgcattggcctgggcggctcaaaagttgagacactatttgttgagccataccacttatcttatttcccgatctgatcctttgaagtatcttttggagaagccgatgttaACCGGACGCCTGgccaaatggcagataattctatcAGAGTTCGAcattattttcacttcacaaaaggcggtcaaggggcaagctatagctgatcatttggcagaaaatccaagggatgatgattatcaaccacttcATACCTATTTCCCTGATGAGAAAGTTTTATTCGTAGGCGCTACAGATGATATAGGTGAGCAAagccctgaatggaggcttttcttcgatggagcttcgaattctctcggagccggaattggagctgttttggtgtcacctgaagggaagcactaccctgccgctgccaaattgcaattcgcttgcacgaataacatggctgaatatgaagcctgcatttttggtctcaaaatggcgttggaaatggaaatcaaagagttgatagctttcagtgattcagatttgctcgtgcatcaaaccttgaaacagtggataaccaaagattcgaaaattctaccctaccattgtagtctgctcactttggccaagcagtttcaaaatttggagtttagACATCTCCCGAGAGCCAGGAACGCATTTGCCGATGCTTTGGCCACTTTAGCTTCTATGATACAATATCCAGATGAATTGAGGATCGAGCCAattccgattcaacttcaagataAGCCTGCCCACTGCTGGGTTGCAGACGAGTCCTCGGATACTATTCCTTGGTTTAATGATCTTAAAGAGTTTCTTAAAACTGGGTCTTACCCTCTGCATGCTGGTACAAAAGACAAGAattttctgcgtagaatggcttcaaaatatttcttaaatggtgaagtgttgtacaaaagaacctcggatttgaaccttttaaggtgcattgatgaaggCGAAGCTCAATACATGATGAAAGAggtgcatagtggcgtttgtggacctcatatgaatggccatttgctagcgaagaaaatcatgagaaccggatacttctggcttactatggagcatgattgtatagactttgtccggagatgtataaaatgccaaatgcacggtgacattatacgcgctccacccactgaattgcatagcatgaccgtcccatggccctgttcaatgtggggtatggacgtgattggtacaatcgatcctcctgcttcaaatggacatcgatttatattggtggcgatcgagtactttaccaaatgggttgaagcggagtcattcaaacatgtcacgaagaaggtagtggccaatttcttgagagatcacatcatctgtcgctttggagtacccgaGACGCTTATCAcggacaatgccaagaatctgaacaatgacatggtagatggactatgtgagcagttcaaaatcaaacaccgcaactctgccatttataggcctcagatgaatggagctgtagaagccgcaaataagaatCTGAAGAAAATTATTCGCAAAATGACAGCAaagcatcgcgattggcatgaaaagttgccttatgcattgatggcgtaccggacttctattcggacatcgactggggcaacgccatattcacttATGCATgggatggaagctgtattaccagctgaggttgaaattccgtcgctacgaatccttatggaagctaaattggaggaggccgattggatcaagcaacgccatgagcaattgactttgatcgatgaaaagcgattcaatgctatctgtcatggtcagtgctatcagaaatgtgtggcccgggcttacaacaaaaaggtccatcggcgggcatttgaagaaggtgataaggtactgaagcggattttgtcaatgcaagatgaagctaaaggcaaatttgctccaaattggcaagggccgttcattgtccaaaaggtattacctggcggagctcttattttggctgaaatggatggacggacattccctcaacccatcaactcagatatgtgcaaaaagtttttcatttgataatgcaaattttctttaagaaactcatgcaaatggcgaaatgcaagtcaggccatcttcttttacactaaaaacattttatctctacttgtcccctttgagccatcagaattgacaaattttgtttgataacccttgagaattgcaaaccccacactggggcaaatgtatttaaaaaaaaaaaaaaaaccctacactagggcaaatttagttttcaaagaaaaatgcaaaagtgaggaaaatgcaatgaaaaatgcaaaaagagaaaaaagcttatcaaactggggcaaattttcctcagttttggagttgttttcagatagtgcaatctcaagttattccacccctcgtatcaaatctgctttcaaCCTTCAACTTTTTTCAAAGCACCCCACCggacctcattacaaagcccaaagtcttggctttcgtcacttgctgcatttctattagaaaatttgttaatcaactggcaggtgatgtccgtaatgtcTTCGCCTAATCTTATAAGGGAAGTACATTTTACTGATACCAGCAATCTTTAactcatatttctgagtcgatcatggtcgagatttttcattgttctttaggtgaaaacccgaaagggcgcctcgaaaagaaaaaaaaaaaaaaacaaacgaaaacaaaagggtgggggcaaccttggtgaaaacccgaaagggcgccaaggtaggttttcTCAACAGTCGAGCTAaagaaggaacagctggtgacctggttcatttaggTTGTTCCTCATATTTGTGATACTTTTGCCAGTGTCGGATTCCGAAGAGAAAATATCTgaagtcttgaatatgatattcgttggctaaacttgtattgttctttacaaatattcttttgcaaaatgtatctttataaacctcttatttgtgtatgactgcttatgattgtctacattcttttgcatgctcatctttgcctgacataggaaatcatcttgcatatatcattgatttttacaaatttttcatgcatcattctttcactatTGGATTCGAAtggatgataaaccctaaggtttgtgcaaggatAGGGGATTCCATCATCTATTAAAGTGGGTGAAGAGCGACAGAACTGCTACATAGATTCGGTGACGTGGTAAATACAGCTTCAGAAATTGAAAAGGGTTCCAAATTACGAGTTCGATTAAGGCAGACGCATCAGAAAAGAGgtaaaagcatcacaagactcatgtttacacgattctcaaggcaaaccggatcaaataatggtggcaagtccattatttcttcttttcttgcaggaatgttgcatttacaaacaaaagcagcCGCTCTTTTTGGCACCTAAATCAATGACAGGCAAAGCTTCCCAGTAAGCAAGGATCGATGTTATTTGCAAAACTCgatcataagaaacaacatcagctatcACTTCAGtcacaaagatccaaatttccctcttggtacaaaagttgaacttctcaggtaaaaaaaaaaaaaacaaaaaaaaaaactcaattcattgtttaaacttccCTAATGCAGTTccattttaaattcttgttcgggtcagtcccgtttaaattctgttcgggtcagtcccgttttaaatttctgttcgggtcagtcccgtttttcaattcttgttcgggtcagtcccgttttcaattcttgttcgggtcagtcccattttatttttcatgttcgggtcagtcccgtttaaattctgttcgggtcagtcccgtttttcaattcttgttcgggtcagtcccgttttatttttcatgttcgggtcagtcccgtgttagaattcctgttcgttggaatcttttgcagcccaataacacaggtaagtatttggtgtctacttctttgtctcaagttttttcaaaactcagacaaagaggggcaaactgtagacaccaaattttgaataatttgtatgtatcatctatttcatgattttcattttagattgcttgcattttagttcgtcattgtgtgttttgcactattagttgttatgatattttagttttattcattttcgcccttttagttgacctatttcatttgctatttattcttatctacttttagttttagtttttagttttagcttttaagtttaagattagcatggaaagaaaggaaaaggaaaatttgttcacaaaaatatgtttatttcttttaaattcagttttttggcattttattttattaagttattttgaaaaaagtgaaaaatgaaaaaatggaaaattgcatttttgttgtttttagtttatttttatctaatgttaattaagttgttttcatcattaattattattgttttattattatcatttttgttgtttaattaattaattagttaaaaaaaaaccgcatcatgcacgctgcaattttttgcagcgtgccaAGCATAATTTCAGCAGCACCATCG containing:
- the LOC140035682 gene encoding uncharacterized protein — encoded protein: MPAWYNPQAICAYHSGALGHATFDCKALKHKIQDMVEAGEIVIRKREAQGPNVNRNPLPEHANIIGVILDDTEYMEPARELAREVEVFGVTDQPFVIELPFEEDEKPFVLDLTPAESEALEPVFIEFPKQEPVLSLQRVPWNYDEPDVQIGEKSIAKKEVSVVTRSGKIASPFEATIPIQANNSEPPAKPTITKREALDFLKRLQRSEYNVIEKLSKLPAQISMLDLLFSSDVHRDALLEVLTKAQIPRDISVDNFSHVVGNVLFTKQITFSDEELPAKGIGHNKALPWIHKSGAVPSSLHQLLKFVVNDKLITIFAEEDCLVITDSGSKEDESRNVTMTPHSTADIVSVSWITNEERALPKASVMMAKEMVRGGYVFDKGLGRDLQGILKPVEIIEKKDSFGLGFRPTAKDIREMKERKRAEKEGRQGALDIRPLHYTFPRPAEVMSVMSSPNLIREVHFTDTSNL